In one window of Pseudobdellovibrionaceae bacterium DNA:
- a CDS encoding adenylate kinase codes for MNILLFGPPGAGKGTQSSMLVEKMGMSHISTGDLFRHAIKNKTPLGLEAQSYTDKGDLVPDSVVIGMVDEVVRGLEGKGFILDGFPRTVPQAKALDEMLEKYSLKVDKALFLEVPEEQLVARLSGRRVCKNCGAVYHAQTHPPKAEGVCDQCGGDVVQRTDDQEEAVRHRLKVYKNSTEPVKVFYQERDSLVEVDGTGDVMAVFGRLESQLDQ; via the coding sequence TTGAACATCCTTCTGTTTGGCCCTCCTGGTGCGGGCAAGGGCACTCAGTCGAGTATGCTCGTTGAAAAAATGGGCATGAGCCATATCAGCACCGGTGATCTGTTTCGCCATGCGATCAAGAATAAGACGCCATTGGGCCTTGAGGCCCAGAGCTACACGGACAAAGGTGATTTGGTGCCGGATTCAGTGGTGATCGGTATGGTGGATGAGGTCGTCCGGGGGCTAGAGGGTAAAGGTTTTATTCTTGATGGATTCCCTCGTACAGTGCCCCAGGCTAAAGCGCTTGATGAAATGCTCGAAAAGTATTCATTGAAAGTGGACAAGGCGTTGTTTTTAGAGGTGCCGGAAGAGCAATTGGTTGCGCGGTTGAGCGGTCGTCGGGTTTGTAAAAATTGTGGCGCTGTTTATCATGCCCAAACGCATCCACCTAAGGCGGAAGGCGTTTGTGACCAGTGCGGCGGTGATGTGGTACAGCGAACTGATGATCAAGAAGAAGCTGTGCGACATCGGTTGAAGGTTTATAAGAATTCTACAGAACCAGTGAAGGTCTTTTACCAGGAGAGAGATAGCCTGGTTGAAGTGGACGGAACTGGTGATGTGATGGCA